Proteins encoded in a region of the Panicum hallii strain FIL2 chromosome 3, PHallii_v3.1, whole genome shotgun sequence genome:
- the LOC112885089 gene encoding transcription factor MYB2-like, translating to MDMGMGGGLDELEVLAMSPGGSAASAGAAGSEDEADLRRGPWTVEEDLLLVNYIAAHGEGRWNSLARSAGLKRTGKSCRLRWLNYLRPDVRRGNITAEEQLLILELHSRWGNRWSKIAQHLPGRTDNEIKNYWRTRVQKHAKQLRCDVNSRQFRDVVRHVWMPRLVERIQSESAGAGAGAGAAGGGQAAAAAAPATTTASMPAAYHLGPYGGHRQSADVVVPPNKSHGGYAHADYYSYSEPGQAAAPAAMSPDDTSSALRSTLTDASHGAQHHYATSAATPTNEGCGAAGGAAAGPMTDGDDVVQEEEDVFAGTWSELLATAGRDDDSNSKIGLPDFELGDFEMWSLEDLCLQQLC from the exons ATGGACATGGGCATGGGCGGCGGCTTGGATGAGCTGGAGGTGCTGGCGATGAGCCCCGGGGgctcggcggcgtcggcgggcgcggcgggcagCGAGGACGAGGCCGACCTGCGGCGGGGGCCCTGGACCGTGGAGGAGGACCTCCTGCTCGTCAACTACATCGCCGCCCACGGCGAGGGCCGCTGGAACTCGCTCGCGCGCTCTGCAG GCCTGAAGCGCACCGGCAAGAGCTGCcgcctccggtggctcaactaCCTGCGCCCTGACGTGCGCCGCGGCAACATCAcggcggaggagcagctgctCATCCTCGAGCTCCACTCGCGGTGGGGCAACCGCTGGTCCAAGATCGCGCAGCACCTCCCGGGCCGCACCGACAACGAGATCAAGAACTACTGGCGGACGCGCGTGCAGAAGCACGCCAAGCAGCTCCGCTGCGACGTCAACAGCCGCCAGTTCCGCGACGTCGTGCGGCACGTCTGGATGCCCCGACTCGTGGAGCGCATCCAGTCGGAGTCAGCCGGGGCCGGCGCGGGTGCTGGTGCCGCGGGCGGCGGCCAagcggcggccgcggctgcgcCGGCGACGACCACGGCGAGCATGCCGGCCGCGTACCACCTCGGCCCGTACGGCGGCCACCGGCAAAGCGCCGACGTCGTCGTCCCGCCGAACAAGTCTCACGGCGGCTACGCCCACGCGGACTACTACAGCTACAGCGAGCCGGGCcaagcggcggcgccggcggccatgaGCCCCGACGACACCTCCAGCGCGCTGCGGTCGACGCTGACGGACGCGTCGCACGGGGCGCAGCATCATTACGCCACGTCGGCGGCGACCCCGACGAACGAAGGCTGCGGGGCCGCCGGTGGCGCGGCCGCCGGACCGATGACGGACGGCGACGACGtggtacaggaggaggaggacgtgTTCGCCGGGACCTGGTCGGAGCTCCTCGCGACCGCCGGCCGCGACGAcgactccaactccaagatcggCCTGCCGGATTTCGAGCTGGGCGATTTTGAGATGTGGAGCCTGGAGGATCTTTGCTTACAGCAGCTGTGCTGA
- the LOC112885088 gene encoding uncharacterized protein LOC112885088 produces MTEAVPYTEGMKIEVSKLEDNSVVAWLPAVVAKTFWKNNLLVEYTVSNSDAISFRINDEVEAFQGGGWWLGVTTDVHPELKYTFKSEHLGVEVQLSEKLLRPRYDWVYGPWKQESENVSSNDEDFGGAWFEAACGKDTAAPSGKKQLENPLFSYKSNTPKSRPPPRAASIKKRKTRLDGPPDLAPSLTKKHKSPKLRPSEENKLHELSSKEIYPDLHEKNPLRDAPRPDDQAEPAPQPEPTPAPAQRRKTILKLPAAVRDATVSPHTRESDAQRMGQYRILFLR; encoded by the exons ATGACCGAGGCAGTGCCGTACACGGAAGGAATGAAAATCGAAGTTTCTAAGTTGGAAGATAATTCTGTTGTTGCTTGGTTGCCTGCAGTTGTTGCGAAGACTTTCTGGAAGAACAACCTCTTAGTGGAGTACACTGTTTCGAATAGTGATG CTATTAGTTTCCGCATCAATGATGAGGTTGAAGCATTCCAAGGTGGTGGCTGGTGGCTAGGAGTGACAACCGATGTTCATCCAGAATTAAAATACACATTTAAGTCAGAACATTTAGGGGTGGAAGTTCAGTTGAGCGAGAAATTACTGAGGCCTCGATATGACTGGGTTTATGGTCCATGGAAACAAGAATCAGAG AATGTCAGCAGCAATGATGAAGAttttggtggagcttggtttGAGGCTGCATGCGGTAAGGATACTGCTGCTCCTAGCGGGAAAAAACAACTAGAGAATCCCTTGTTTTCTTATAAGAGCAATACTCCAAAATCCCGTCCTCCTCCCCGAGCTGCTTCAATAAAGAAGAGGAAAACTCGACTTGATGGACCACCGGACCTTGCACCAAGCCTGACGAAGAAACACAAGTCTCCCAAACTCAGACCATCTGAAGAAAACAAGCTCCATGAGTTGTCTTCCAAGGAGATATATCCGGACCTCCATGAAAAAAACCCGCTCAGAGATGCCCCTCGTCCAGACGACCAG GCGGAACCTGCTCCACAACCTGAGCCCACTCCTGCACCTGCGCAAAGGAGGAAAACCATTCTGAAGCT GCCTGCAGCTGTTCGAGACGCCACCGTCTCACCCCATACTCGGGAATCCGATGCTCAAAGAATGGGGCAGTACAGAATACTGTTCCTGAGGTAG
- the LOC112884876 gene encoding DUF724 domain-containing protein 3-like, producing the protein MRPPRKPRRRDAASLQPAGVFNLGDLVEVLPDEPGLRGAHFAAVVVGPSSKPRGYTIEYDALLESEGSDRKLRETVPARSLRPRPPPLRAPASGEAPAVHAAVDALLDDAWWLGVALGGADGAGKVKVCFPETREVMEFDAADVRPHLEWADGEWCSPDSMEIPRTMPYTKGMQIEVSKVEDDSVVAWLPAVVAKTIWKNNLLVEYTVSKSDGIALSEEIVDVKHVRPCPPQASAISFCINDEVEAFQGGGWWLGVITEVHPELKYTIKPAHLGVEVQMSQKLLRLRYDWVDGQWKQESQNALKPKFTLGVKVEVSSDDEGFRGAWFEATVLKSAGSKFLVEYATLKANDETKPLTEAVDARHIRPSPPCIPVVDGFKLLDEVDAFCNDGWWVGVVSKVISNQKYMVYFRPWKEEMEFEHGQLRFHCDWMGGRWMRASPALEM; encoded by the exons ATGCGGCCGCCGCGAAAACCCCGCCGCCGCGACGCGGCGTCGCTGCAGCCTGCCGGGGTGTTTAACCTCGGCGACCTCGTGGAGGTGCTCCCTGACGAGCCCGGCCTGCGCGGTGCCCACTTCGCGGCAGTCGTCGTGGGGCCCAGCTCCAAGCCCCGGGGCTACACCATCGAGTACGACGCCCTCCTCGAGTCCGAGGGCTCCGACCGCAAGCTCCGGGAGACCGTGCCGGCTCGaagcctccgcccgcgcccgccaCCGCTCCGGGCGCCCGCCTCGGGGGAGGCGCCCGCGGTGCACGCCGCCGTCGACGCGCTCCTGGACGACGCCTGGTGGCTCGGGGTCGCcctcggcggcgcggacggggccGGGAAGGTGAAGGTGTGCTTCCCGGAGACCAGGGAGGTCATGGAGTTCGACGCGGCCGACGTCCGCCCCCACCTCGAGTGGGCCGACGGCGAGTGGTGCTCCCCCGATAGCATG GAGATACCCAGGACAATGCCATACACAAAAGGAATGCAAATAGAAGTTTCCAAAGTGGAAGATGATTCTGTTGTTGCTTGGTTACCTGCAGTTGTGGCAAAGACTATCTGGAAGAACAACCTCTTAGTGGAATACACTGTTTCGAAGAGTGATGGTATTGCCTTGTCTGAGGAGATTGTTGATGTGAAGCATGTCAGGCCTTGCCCACCACAAGCATCAGCTATTAGTTTCTGCATCAATGATGAGGTTGAAGCATTCCAAGGCGGTGGCTGGTGGCTAGGTGTGATTACTGAGGTTCATCCAGAATTAAAATACACAATTAAGCCGGCACATCTAGGGGTGGAAGTTCAGATGAGCCAGAAATTACTGAGGCTTCGATATGACTGGGTTGATGGTCAATGGAAACAAGAATCACAG AATGCACTCAAACCAAAATTTACACTTGGAGTCAAGGTTGAAGTCAGCAGCGATGATGAAGGTTTTCGTGGTGCTTGGTTTGAGGCAACTGTTCTTAAATCTGCTGGCAGCAAGTTTCTGGTGGAATATGCTACACTGAAGGCCAATGACGAGACCAAACCTTTGACAGAAGCTGTAGACGCGCGGCACATTAGACCTTCCCCTCCATGTATCCCTGTTGTCGACGGATTCAAGTTACTTGACGAGGTTGATGCCTTCTGCAACGATGGATGGTGGGTTGGTGTGGTATCCAAGGTTATCAGCAACCAGAAGTACATGGTCTACTTCAGGCCTTGGAAGGAAGAGATGGAATTCGAGCATGGACAGCTGAGGTTTCACTGCGACTGGATGGGTGGAAGGTGGATGCGGGCCTCCCCG GCACTGGAGATGTGA